The Nostoc sp. PCC 7524 nucleotide sequence TAATATTGCTGGAAATGTGAGGTTAGTCTACATTGATCCACCATATGCTACGGGTGCTGAATTTGAATCTAGAAAACAAAATCATGCCTACCATGATGTTATTAATGGGGCTAACTATTTAGAGTTTCTGCGTCAAAGGCTCATTTTGCTAAGAGAGCTAATGGCTGATGATGCTTCTATCTACGTCCATCTTGATGATAATATGGCTTTTCCTGTCAAGGTGTTGATGGATGAAATTTTTGGAGCTAAGAATTTCCGCAATTGGATCACAAGGAAGAAATGTAATCCCAAGAACTATACACGAAAACAATACGGCAATATTTCAGATTATATTTTGTTTTATACAAAAACTGAAACGTACGTATGGAATCAAGCCTTTGAAGCTTGGACAGACGGGACTGCTAAAAAAGAATATCAATACATAGAAGAAGAAACCGGGAGACGTTATAAAAAAGTTCCTATTCATGCCCCAGGAACAAGAAATGGTGCTACTGGCCAACAGTGGCGCGGGATGCTTCCTCCTCCTGGTAAACACTGGCAGTATACACCTGAAACTCTAGATGAAATGGATGCCAGAGGTGAAATTTATTGGTCTTCAACAGGTAATCCCAGAAGAAAAGTTTATCTTGACAATAGTAAAGGAATTCCAGTTCAGGATATTTGGCTGGATTTCAAAGATGCCCATAATCAAAATATCAAGATTACAGGTTATCCCACTGAAAAGAACTCAGAAATGCTTAAGCGGATAATTCTTGCCTCTTCTAATAAAGGAGATATCGTACTAGATGCTTTTTCTGGAAGTGGTACGACAATTGCAGTTGCAGAAGAACTAGGACGGCAATGGGTAGCTATAGATAATTCTCTGCTGGCAATAGAAACTACTGTTCATCGTTTAGCTAAAGGTACTGAAGCAATGGGCGACTTTATTAATAGCAATGGCACTCAGATCAAACAACAATCGTTATTAGATACCAATAGAGTTTTACACAGTGGACTTGATTTATATGTGGAGATAGCTTCAGATTTACAAAATATTCCAGAAACATCTATTCAGGAGTGGCATAGTAAACTCAACTTTCAAGCCAATCTTTGGTAAACCTTTCATCTAGCATTTTGAGAGTACATACCATAACTCTACCTTTGCCATAGTTTTCTAGAGCAGCATAGTCATTCCACATAGAACCGAGTGTAAGTCCCGGACCATCATTCAGGAAAAATATTTTTAGAGGTAACTTATACCTATCAGCATATCTCAGAATGTCAGTCACTTTATCTCTGTTTCCACCTGTCCGATCATCTTCTTGCGCTCCTCCTCGATCCGAATCGTAACGAGCAAACCCTATAATCAGTGGCGTTTCATCGTGACGAGAAATGAGAATGTCTGCTGGTGTTTTTGCATCCCACTCTTGCAAAACTTCGTTAAGCATGATATCTCTTCCAGCACGCACTGGTCCTTGAATTGAGTAATCTGAAGCAAAATTTGACTCAAACCATAGAAAGAACGCTTCGGTTAGTTCGTATCCTTTCTGTCCTCGGCTTTTATACTCCATAAGAAGAGCCATGAGTGCTTCATCAGGGTTGGGACGGCTTGCCAAGTTTGCTCTAACTTCCTCTATTTTTCTAAATCTATGTCCATAATCTGCAATAATGTTTGGGATTCTCTTTTTGACCTTTAACATCTCAACAGATGTATCTGGTGATACATATTTGCGAAAAACCCTTAATAACTGAGTTCGGGATGGATTTGGTTTATCAGCAATACTTATTAGCAAATCAACCGAACTTCTAACCAGATAAGCTAACTCTGTAAACTGATCTATAACGCTGCTATAAATAGTTTTTGCTTCATCAAGATAATCTGGATAAAATTCTGAGTCAATGAAAGTAATGTATTGAGAAGCTTTGCTTTTATAGTCACCAAATGAGGTCAAGGGGTATCTCCTTAAAATAACGGTAGCTTGGGTAAACAAGTTGACTGACTAGCCAATCATTAGATCAATCCGTGGAAGAGGTGATTTTGACATTAGTTGTATAGTATTTTTGGTGCTAGTCGGTATTATGGAATCATCAAATGAAACAGCTCCTCAACCAAGTTTTTAGGATGAAGACAATCCTCATCCGGCTAATATTACCTCTGCTGACGGTGATTTTAGCTTCTTCATTATTTGCCACCTCTGCATTAGCTACAGGTGTCTATCAAATACCCAACCTGACAGCAGGCGATTCTAACTGGGTGATAGACCAAGGTGAAGTTATCAGCCGCATCAATGAAGGTCAGATTAGCAGCACCTTTGATGACTTAGCAAAGCAAACTGGTAACGAAGTCAGATTTGTGACAATTCGCCGCCTCGATTATGGAGAAACACCAGCAAGTTTTGCTCAAGCACTGTTTGAAAAATGGTTTCCTACTCCGGAAGCCAAAGCGAATCAAACTTTATTAGTGCTGGATACAGTCACCAATGGGACTGCCATTATTTCTGGGGATCAGGTCAAATCACTGCTCACAGATGAGATTGCTCAGAGTGTGGCTGAAGAAACATTAGCTGCACCCTTACGGGATGGTAACAAATATAATCAGGCATTTTTAGATGCAAGCGATCGCCTAGTGGCAGTCCTCTCCGGCCAACCTGATCCCGGCCCTCCCCAAATTGTTGACAATGTACAGGTAGAAGGCACATTCAAAAAAGCCGAAGAAACAGACAAAGGTAATGCTACGGCTTGGGTAGTTGGACTATTAATTGCTGCCACTATCATCCCGATGGCAACTTACTATATTTATCTGGCAGTTCAACCATCGTCGGAAGGTTAGGGAATGGGGAATAGGGAATCTATTCTCAATGCCCCATTCCCAATTTTAATCTTGAATATACTCTTGCCCTGTTACTAACGCTACTTCCGCACGGACAAATTCCCGTCCTAAGTAGGCGGCGTGATCTAACTGAGTTACAGGACAGGGCTGAGTTTCTTCAAAGATTTTCACAGATAACTCTTTAGCTGTTCTACCACTAAACACTGTGGTGTGAGTGCGTTCTACTTTGCCTCTAGCGGGGATAACTTTTCCTGTTTCTGGGTCAACGGCTAAACCACGATCATCAATAATATTTGTAAAATGCTTGGCGTGAATTAAACCCTCGGCTCGATCCACATAGATAATGAAATAGCCATTGGGATCAAGGTCAATATGACGCTGAGAAAGTTTATCATCAATAGCTGCCAAATTTTCTAGTATCAAATCCATAACCGTTCTCAAAAGTAAATTTCTTTATTCAGGGTTTTTACACTCTAGATCAAGTGTAAATCTTGATTCGCCCGATGTTTTACTATTATTTAAGAATTTCGGTTACTAAAAGGTAACTCTGCATTAATCGCCTCAATTTCTTGTTGCTCTAGTTGAGTAACTTCACTAATGTAGGGACGGAGAATTTGCGCTAAACGATTATTATAAAAGCGATGCAGACTGTAGTTAGGTGCAGCAGGGAAACCACGCCGTTTTTTATGTCGTCCCCCAGCACCAGGATCAAATGATTGGATGCCGTTAGCGATCGCCCACTCAATCGGTGCATAATAACAAGCATCAAAATGTAAGCAATCTATTTCTTGGAAGCTTCCCCAATAGCGTCCATATAATCTCTCACCTTTATACAAGCAAAAAGACATACCCACAGGGTGACGTTCATCCTGTTCACTATAGGCGGCAAAAAATACTACCCGATGGCGATAATTAGTGTGTAGCATCTCAAAAAACTGCTTGGTTAAATACTTGCTACCCCACCAGCCAAACTTATCGCAAGTATCAGCATAAAACTGGTACATCAAAGGAAATAACGACTTAGGAATATCATCACCAGTAACGGGTTGTAGTTTTAAACCTACCTTTTCTACAGCTTTGCGTTCCCGTTTAATATTGCGTCGTTGATTAGCATTAAAAACTGCCAAGTAATCATCAAAATTATTAAACCCTAAATTTTCCCAGACATAACTATGGTGTAACCAAGGCGTAAAACCTTGGCGTTCTAGCAGTGGTCGCCAATCGGGATCAACATACAGGAAATGACAGCCAGAAATGCGATTTTTTACACAAAAATCGTCAATTTCATGTATCATTATCGCTGTAATTTCATCTTCATCTTCCCCATCGGCGATTAAAAATCTATAGCCTTCCGCCGGTGTGAATGGTGTCATTCCCAAAAGTTTGGGGTAATACTGCACGCCAATGCGTTCAGCTAATTCCGCCCACTGCTGATCAAAGACAAATTCACCATAGCTGTGTCCTTTGAGATACAAGGGTGCAGCAGCAATCAGCGTTCTATCTCGCCACAGCGTCAAATGATTTGGTAGCCAACCAGTTTTCGCCGTAGCACTGTGAGAAGCTTCCAAATTATGCAGCCAATTCCACTCTAAAAAAGGCGTTTTCAGGGGTAACGCGAGAGCATCCCAAGCATCTTGGGGGATTTCATTGATGTTGTTAATCCAAACAATAGAGTAACGCGGCTTGAGTTGTTCAACCATTTTAGGTGACAGGGGACAGGGGATAAGTGAAGTATTATTTTTGAATTTTGTAGGCGCAGAATTTTAAATTCCCCAGAGGGGTATTCCCAATGAATAGCGTAGTTTAATTTACTGGTCTTTGCAGGCGATAGTGGAGAAAAACTTCTTGCTCGATGGTTTTGACTTCTAGAAGTTGTAGGCGGGGAGCGAATTGTGAGATGAAGCCGTCACCATCTACGGGTGTGGGTGCAGTCACACCACCTAAAATCAGTGGACAAACTGTCAGCCACAGTTCATCAATTAAATCTGACTCCAGCATAGAAGCTACCAATGCTCCTCCACCCAGTACCGCCAAGCGTGTTATATCTAGAGATGCTAGATGTGCCAAAGCGGCGATCGCGTCAATTGTTCCCTGTGATGTTTCAAAAACCAAAATCTCCTCGAATGGTGGAGGACATTCTCGTTGGTGTTCTTGCCAAGCCAGCGCCCCTGCTGTTGTCGTGAGTAACCAACGTTTGACAGGTTGTTGAAAAAACTTTATTTCCGGATTAAGGTTGGCTGAGTTTGTAATGACTATATGAATCGGCTGGGCAGGTTTGCCCTGTTGTCTTCGATGTTGCAGCAGCAGAGGATGTGTTACGGTCAACGTTGTACCGTAGGCACGCAAAGTGCCAGCACCTAATAAAATGGCATCAGAGGCAGCAATTTGTTCTTCCAGGTGTGCTTTATCAGCACTTGAACCAAATCGCGCAGGCTCACGCCTACAATCTGCTATCTTGCCATCTGCACTCATTGCCAAAACTACTGTAGTATGAGGACGATGTTGCACCATTGAGTTGGTTTGATAGGCTGAATGTTTTTCTTGCTAGTGTGTTGATTTTAAAAAAAATCCCTTTTGGCAGGCTACTGTTTACCAATTTCATTACTATATCTGTATGCAACACAACTCACTTTCATATCTACTCAATCTCAGTTTTGGTATAACACATTGCTTTTTAGCAGTTAAACATTTGATACCTTTAGGGGCTGATTCCAAAGAACGGGTAACTTAATACAATGTCTCCTTGAGCTAGTTTAATTGCATATCTTTGCTGTCGTGGTTTGCAGTTGCGAAGTGAGACAATAGATGGCTAATCCCCGTCAATCATCCTTTCGACGTATTTTAGTAACGAGAATTTTACTGCTGTTTGTGCCAGTTTTATTTGTAGGGCAAATAGCAGCTTTAAATAAGGCACGTTCTAGCCTGTTGAATACTTCACGTCAAAATCTGACAGAAAGTGCCACTATCAAAGGGGAGAAAATTTTAAATGCGATCGCTAACCTCAAAATTAACTTATTAACTGCCAGTCGTACAGCGATTTTACAGTCGGGAACATCTGGAGAAATTCAAGAATTTCTCACTCAATTAACACAACAATTACCTAACTACGTCAATTGTTTGCAATTAACGAACTGGCAAAATGTTGAGATCATTGCTAGTAGTTGCGACAAAAATATCATTGCCAATTTCAGCTTATCTTTCCCTGATGACAGTTTAGATATCAGAACTATACCACCGCCCAAACCAGGAACTACTGGTCAAAGAAATCCGCACAATCAACTGCAATTGGTACTATCTGCCCCGGTTTATAATCGCTCTGGGCAATTGCAGTATGCTTTGAGCTTGCAATCAGCTTTATACCAACAAACCAAGAATAAGCGAGGTTCGCTCACAGGTGACACCATAGTTATTGACCAATACGGGACAATCTTAGCGCACCCAAAAGCCGAGTTTGTCGGCAAGAAGATCACACAACACCCAGATGCAGCCCAACTCCAGAGTATTGTCAAAAATGCGATCGCAGGCAACAATGAGTCAATTAATTTTTCCTTTGGAGATGGGAAAGAATTAGTCACAGGCTATACAGCTATTCCTGATCCCATCACCACCCAGCGACAACACAAATGGGTAGTTCTGGCTGTCACCAGTGTAGATGATGCTCTATTAGGTTTAGAAGAAATCAAACTCATTTTAATTGTATTAACAGTTGGTTTAATTGGTGCGAGCTTATTGGCATCGTTATATCTAGCTCCCTATTTAGCAAATCCTGTAGAAGAATTACGAGACTATGCCTTAAATATTCATAGTCACCATGCCGCCAACCCAGTACCCCATAACTTCCAAATTCGGGAGTTTAATCAACTAGCACAAGCAATAGACCAAATGGTTGATAGGCTCAAAGCTTGGGCAGAAGAAATAGAAATAGCTTGGAAAGAAGCCAAAACCGCTAATCAAAGTAAAAGCCAATTTTTAGCCACAACTTCCCACGAATTACGTAACCCACTCAATATTATTATCAACTGCATCCGTCTAGTTAAAGATGATTTATGTGATAGTCGGGAAGAAGAACTAGAATTTCTGGAACGTGCTGATGAAACAGCCATCCACTTACTAGGAATTATTAACGATTTACTAGATATTTCCAAAATTGAAGCAGGTAAACTCTCTGTAGTCACAGAACCACTTGATTTAAGAAAAATCTTGCTGGAAGTGATTAATTTGCAATCAGTCAATGTTCAACACAAAGGCTTGCAGTTAAAAACTAATTTAGGCACTGAACCAATTCCTGTCAAAGCAGATGCAGCCAAATTGCGACAAGTATTAATCAATATCATTGGTAACGCAACTAAGTTTACAGATGAAGGTGGAATTACAATTTCCACATCTGTGCATCATCATCAGGGCAAATCTCAAGCAACGGTGACGATTACAGATACAGGATTAGGTATTGAACCCGCCCAACAACAAAAACTGTTTCGTCCCTTTGTCAGAGTAGATGGTGATAACACACGCAAATATGAAGGTACAGGATTAGGGTTAGCAATTTCTCGTAACTTAATCGAACTGATGGGAGGTACGATTACCCTAGAAAGTGCCGGACTGAACACAGGCACAACGGTCAAAATTACCTTACCAATAATTGATATTGGTTTGTTATCTGCACCCACAGCTAAGGATAGTGAGCCTTTAGTAAGCTTAGTAGAAAATCAGGAGATTCAAGAGCAAGAAGCGAAGGCAGAACCAGATTCTCAGCACCAAGATTTAGCAACTGAGTATGTGGAGACAGTAATAGACCAAAATTATGAGGTCAGCATTTTATCACCATCTGATGTTCTATCTAGCCTCTCATCGGGAGAAGTTTATATAAAAGAAACTTTGAATAGATAATCAAATTAAACATTTGATTAAAAATAATGTAGAGACGTAGAAATACTACGCCTCTAGAAAGATTTCAGCTAACACATATAAAGATTCTGTAATCATGAAAAAACTTTACTCTTGTATGAAGACTATACCTCTTAAGAGAGTTTCATCCCCTTGTGTCAAAAATTGATATTCTCCATCAGATTTTACGGGTTCTATAACTGGTTTGAATTGTGTTCTAGAAGAGTTAAATAAAACATAATTTCCTGGGAAATTACCACTTTTCCCTGGCTGGAGAACACGTTGTTTGGGACTTAATGTGCTAGCAAAAGGGTAGAAAGTTTGTGTACGGTCTGTATTATTTTTAAGTGAAAATCCAGCCGTAATCGCAGAAGTTTCTTGATTGCTTAATTCATACAATAAATCCGATTCGTAACTATTGAACAAATTTTTTGTTTTTGAAATTTTGATTGTTGATAACATAATTCTCTCCCTCAAAGAATAATTATTTAATTTATAAAAAATAAAAGATTAACTTTAACCAATCTTTAGTTATATTGTAGAAATCATTCTTAAGTGAGAGGATTATTGAAAATTTACCTTCTGCTGTCCTACTATCTACTTGTATCAACCTGAAATTACAACAGTATGACCCCCCTGATGCAAAGATGTTGTGAGCGCAGAGAGAATTTTGACTAACTCTGTACCCACCCAGCCAGATGAGATTGTTGCAGGAGTATTCTGAAGGATACAAGTCACAAAACTTTGACAAACTCGTTTTAATGGTTCTCCCTTCTCTAATTCCAGTACCTCTTGACTTTGATTGATAGGTAAAAACAGATTTCCCTGACGTTCAAACTCACCATGTAATAGCGTCAAAGGTGATGCAGATGACATTTCATCAAAAATCAAAGTCCCAAGACTACCTACCACAGCTAATCTACGCTGTTTATCAGGATTCAACCAGCACAGATGAATATATGCTTGAAAACCATCGGGGTATGTGAGTGTTACCCAAACTAAATCAGCTAAACCGGGTGGGGAGTGGGGAATTTGCCTATTTCCCTCACCTTGTAGCCACACTCTCCCCGTCGCTTGTACGCTGATGGGAACTTGACCTAACCAGTTGTTGAAGATAGCAATATCATGAATGGCTAAATCCCACAGTGCATCAACATCTTGACGGACTGGGCCTAAATGGGTGCGTGCGGCGTAGCCATAACGCAAATCACCTAATTTACCTGCCTGTACTACAGCGTGTCCCCCCTCAACGGCTGGGTGGAATAAATAGGTGTGGTCAACCATCAGTATTAATTGTTTCTGCTCTGCCAATTGGCAAAGTTCTTGACATTCTACTGGGTCGAGAGTTAGGGGTTTTTCTGCTAAAACGTGATAGCCCCAATTGAGAGCATCTTTTACTAAAGCATAATGAGTAGTGGCGGGGGTGGCGATCGCTACGGCTGTCAACCCTGACATTTGTTGCAAATCTTGCCACTGAGTTGTCAATAAAACATTTTCATCTAAGTTAAACTGCTGTTTGACAGCTGCCAACCTTTCCTGATGGGGATCTACTACCGCTACCACACTAACTTGAGGCAGTGCTAAAAAATTCCGCAGTAGATGCACTCCCCAACGCCCAACCCCGATAACAGCAATGTTAATCATTAGTGATTAGTCCATAGTCCATAGTCCATAGTCCATAGTCAAAAGGCGATCGTCAATAGGCGGTCTTAAATGAGTAATGAGTAGTGAGTAGTGAGTAGTGAGTAATACCCATTACTTATTACTTATTACTCATTACTTCAAAATTAAAGACAGTTGGAGTCGGGGATTTAAACCCCAACTCAACTGATACTACATGTAGACGTAAGGGTCTTAAACCCTTGAATTTACGATAATTGGGCATTGGGCATTAAATGTTTCTCCCCCTACTTCCCTACACCTCCTGGGGATTAACTGCTAAAAATGCTACTTTCGCGGCAGCTTGTTCGGCAGCTTTAATAGAGCGTCCTTTACCTTCGCCTAGTTTTTTGTCATATAACCAAACTTCAGCCATGAAACGCTCGTGGGTGCGGTTGGCTTGATTAACTTCTACAACTCGATACTCTGGTAAGACTTTATACTGGGCTTGTGTCCACTCTTGGAGAGCTGCTTTGTAGTTCAGTCTAGCGGGATCGAGGCGAATTTCTGCGGCTAGTTGGCGAAAGTGGGGGTCTAACCAAGGACGAATGAGTTCTAAATTGCTGGTGCTGAGATACAATGCGCCTAAAACAGCCTCAAAAGCATCTGCTAGTCGTGACTCTTGACCAACTTTATCGCTGGTGGCACTACCAGCGACTAACAGATGTAACTCTAAACCATATTCTCTAGCTAATTGAGCGAGAATGCGATCGCTCACCAATACCGACCGAATAGCGGCAAAATCCCCCACCTGACAATCGGGATAAGTTTCCCATAACACCACAGCAGCCGCTAATCGCACCACTGCATCACCAACAAACTCTAGTTGTTCATAATTGGCGGAATCGGAAACCGTAGGATGGGTCAAAGCTAAGTCCAGCAATTGCCACTTAATGGGTGCATTAGTTGGCAGACCTAACTTTCTGACTAAACTTTCCAGCTGACGCTGACGACGTGGATAAACAAGACTCATTAGTTATTAGTCATTAGCCAACAGTTAATAGTTGACAGTTGATAGTTGACAGTTATTAGCCATTAGTCAACAGTTGATAGTCGTTTCTTTTGACTATGGACTATGGACTATGGACTAAAAGAGGAGAGAGTTGGTAGTAAGCCGGGTTCTGTTCTCTATGTAGATTACTCTACATGAGGGCGGTTATCTATCTGGGACGTTTGTTACCAAACGCCTCTTGCGGCTCTATTATGGCGGAACTGGTAAAAGACCAACCGTAGTTCCTCTGGCCTTGCTCCCGACCGGGGTTTACCGAGCCAACGCCTCTCGACGTTGCTGGTGCGCTCTTACCGCACCTTTGCACCCTTACCATGAGAGGTTGCAGGTTACAGGTTAAAGGTTACAGGAATTTTACTGTCACCTGTCACCTGTCACCTGTCACCTGTTGCCTCATTTTGGCGGTATCTTTCTGTGGCACTATCCTCACGATCGCTCGCACTGGACGTTATCCAGCAAGTCTGGTCTTTCGGGAGTCCGGACTTTCCTCAAACCAGTGTTAACTGATCTGCAACCGCCTACGCCTACTCTCTCCCTAGTTACAGTTTAATCCTGGATGATATCATGTGTGTCTTTTGGTTATTTCTTTTTATTCCACGGTAGGGCGTAAGTCCACGGTAGTTTTTTGACGGTGAAGGGGCAATTAATAATACTGATGGGAGGATATTCTGAGCCGGGAGCTATCCCAGCTCTGATTTCTGATAAACGCAGTACCAGTTGTAGGGAAAATTCTATTTCTTTACCTCTGTTCATAAAGTCGTTATACAACTTTTTCTGGGGCGGGCCACCATTTTTTAGTCCACCGATACTAACTAGCGGTTTTTTCACCGTGTAAACGCCCGTTTCTTTATCGCGTTCAAATAAATCTTCGGCGGTGATTGTCTCTGAAAGTGACTTCTTGGGTACGATCAAGCTAGGAATTTGCGGTATGGCCAAGTCACGGGTTAAGTCTGGTGATTTTCTGATGACTCGGCGTGATCTATTGTCAGTGATTAAAGAGCAATTTTCCCAATCTACATAAACCGCCAAATTTTCAGACTTATTCTCGATAGTCATAGACAAGTCTTTGAGGTCGTCTATGGGATCTGAGGCTTTGAGTTTAAAAGATATGCCAATCTTATCGTCCAGACCTTGCTCTTTGAGTTGCTCATCCACCGCGCCCTTTTTAAACTCATATTTAATGCGATCGTCGATGGATTCAACCATGCGATTAAAGACGTAAGCAACGCCGATAATATAAACGGTCAATACAATTAAATTTTGGTCGCTACTCCTAGTCATAACTTAGCGTCCAGACTCCCTATAAAAATTTTCTCTATGCGACTCATGCCCAACTGCCAATATTTAATCACGTTTAATCGTCGTCGAATTTTCTAGCCAACCCCTCTGCCAAAATAAAAAGAGTAAGCCAAAACCAATAAATCCCATGATTGCTAGGCAAAGTGGATAACCCCAATACCAATTCAATTCAGGCATATTATATGGCGATTTTTCTGTATTAAAATTCATGCCATAGATACCTGCAATAAAAGTTAGGGGAATAAAGATTGACGAAACTACCGTCAGCAACTTCATGACTTCATTCATTTTGTTACCGACAGCAGAGAGGTACACATCCATCAACCCAGATGCTAACTCTCGATAAGTTTCTACCATATCCATGACTTGCACTGCATGGTCGTAGCAATCTCGTAAATAAATTTGTACTTCTTCACTAATCAGTTGATTGCGATCGCGTATTAAAGCATTAATAGCATCTCGTTGCGGCCAGATAGCACGACGTAGTTGTAGTAATTCTCGCCGTAGGTGATAAATTTTTTGTAGGGTTTTGCGCGTAGGCTTGGCAATAACTTCTTCTTCTAAGTCTTCTAGTTGCTCCCCGTAAAGTTCCAAAA carries:
- a CDS encoding site-specific DNA-methyltransferase, with protein sequence MATGIPSRLKHNSTLKNSNSISFRLEYEGKVAVEDILNISPAQLLCVASVEKQPKNRLIYGENLRVLRALLDDVNIAGNVRLVYIDPPYATGAEFESRKQNHAYHDVINGANYLEFLRQRLILLRELMADDASIYVHLDDNMAFPVKVLMDEIFGAKNFRNWITRKKCNPKNYTRKQYGNISDYILFYTKTETYVWNQAFEAWTDGTAKKEYQYIEEETGRRYKKVPIHAPGTRNGATGQQWRGMLPPPGKHWQYTPETLDEMDARGEIYWSSTGNPRRKVYLDNSKGIPVQDIWLDFKDAHNQNIKITGYPTEKNSEMLKRIILASSNKGDIVLDAFSGSGTTIAVAEELGRQWVAIDNSLLAIETTVHRLAKGTEAMGDFINSNGTQIKQQSLLDTNRVLHSGLDLYVEIASDLQNIPETSIQEWHSKLNFQANLW
- the psb32 gene encoding photosystem II repair protein Psb32, which encodes MKQLLNQVFRMKTILIRLILPLLTVILASSLFATSALATGVYQIPNLTAGDSNWVIDQGEVISRINEGQISSTFDDLAKQTGNEVRFVTIRRLDYGETPASFAQALFEKWFPTPEAKANQTLLVLDTVTNGTAIISGDQVKSLLTDEIAQSVAEETLAAPLRDGNKYNQAFLDASDRLVAVLSGQPDPGPPQIVDNVQVEGTFKKAEETDKGNATAWVVGLLIAATIIPMATYYIYLAVQPSSEG
- a CDS encoding DUF4346 domain-containing protein, with the protein product MDLILENLAAIDDKLSQRHIDLDPNGYFIIYVDRAEGLIHAKHFTNIIDDRGLAVDPETGKVIPARGKVERTHTTVFSGRTAKELSVKIFEETQPCPVTQLDHAAYLGREFVRAEVALVTGQEYIQD
- a CDS encoding GNAT family N-acetyltransferase, with protein sequence MVEQLKPRYSIVWINNINEIPQDAWDALALPLKTPFLEWNWLHNLEASHSATAKTGWLPNHLTLWRDRTLIAAAPLYLKGHSYGEFVFDQQWAELAERIGVQYYPKLLGMTPFTPAEGYRFLIADGEDEDEITAIMIHEIDDFCVKNRISGCHFLYVDPDWRPLLERQGFTPWLHHSYVWENLGFNNFDDYLAVFNANQRRNIKRERKAVEKVGLKLQPVTGDDIPKSLFPLMYQFYADTCDKFGWWGSKYLTKQFFEMLHTNYRHRVVFFAAYSEQDERHPVGMSFCLYKGERLYGRYWGSFQEIDCLHFDACYYAPIEWAIANGIQSFDPGAGGRHKKRRGFPAAPNYSLHRFYNNRLAQILRPYISEVTQLEQQEIEAINAELPFSNRNS
- a CDS encoding RibD family protein, with protein sequence MVQHRPHTTVVLAMSADGKIADCRREPARFGSSADKAHLEEQIAASDAILLGAGTLRAYGTTLTVTHPLLLQHRRQQGKPAQPIHIVITNSANLNPEIKFFQQPVKRWLLTTTAGALAWQEHQRECPPPFEEILVFETSQGTIDAIAALAHLASLDITRLAVLGGGALVASMLESDLIDELWLTVCPLILGGVTAPTPVDGDGFISQFAPRLQLLEVKTIEQEVFLHYRLQRPVN
- a CDS encoding sensor histidine kinase; this translates as MANPRQSSFRRILVTRILLLFVPVLFVGQIAALNKARSSLLNTSRQNLTESATIKGEKILNAIANLKINLLTASRTAILQSGTSGEIQEFLTQLTQQLPNYVNCLQLTNWQNVEIIASSCDKNIIANFSLSFPDDSLDIRTIPPPKPGTTGQRNPHNQLQLVLSAPVYNRSGQLQYALSLQSALYQQTKNKRGSLTGDTIVIDQYGTILAHPKAEFVGKKITQHPDAAQLQSIVKNAIAGNNESINFSFGDGKELVTGYTAIPDPITTQRQHKWVVLAVTSVDDALLGLEEIKLILIVLTVGLIGASLLASLYLAPYLANPVEELRDYALNIHSHHAANPVPHNFQIREFNQLAQAIDQMVDRLKAWAEEIEIAWKEAKTANQSKSQFLATTSHELRNPLNIIINCIRLVKDDLCDSREEELEFLERADETAIHLLGIINDLLDISKIEAGKLSVVTEPLDLRKILLEVINLQSVNVQHKGLQLKTNLGTEPIPVKADAAKLRQVLINIIGNATKFTDEGGITISTSVHHHQGKSQATVTITDTGLGIEPAQQQKLFRPFVRVDGDNTRKYEGTGLGLAISRNLIELMGGTITLESAGLNTGTTVKITLPIIDIGLLSAPTAKDSEPLVSLVENQEIQEQEAKAEPDSQHQDLATEYVETVIDQNYEVSILSPSDVLSSLSSGEVYIKETLNR
- a CDS encoding Gfo/Idh/MocA family protein yields the protein MINIAVIGVGRWGVHLLRNFLALPQVSVVAVVDPHQERLAAVKQQFNLDENVLLTTQWQDLQQMSGLTAVAIATPATTHYALVKDALNWGYHVLAEKPLTLDPVECQELCQLAEQKQLILMVDHTYLFHPAVEGGHAVVQAGKLGDLRYGYAARTHLGPVRQDVDALWDLAIHDIAIFNNWLGQVPISVQATGRVWLQGEGNRQIPHSPPGLADLVWVTLTYPDGFQAYIHLCWLNPDKQRRLAVVGSLGTLIFDEMSSASPLTLLHGEFERQGNLFLPINQSQEVLELEKGEPLKRVCQSFVTCILQNTPATISSGWVGTELVKILSALTTSLHQGGHTVVISG
- the rnc gene encoding ribonuclease III, whose protein sequence is MSLVYPRRQRQLESLVRKLGLPTNAPIKWQLLDLALTHPTVSDSANYEQLEFVGDAVVRLAAAVVLWETYPDCQVGDFAAIRSVLVSDRILAQLAREYGLELHLLVAGSATSDKVGQESRLADAFEAVLGALYLSTSNLELIRPWLDPHFRQLAAEIRLDPARLNYKAALQEWTQAQYKVLPEYRVVEVNQANRTHERFMAEVWLYDKKLGEGKGRSIKAAEQAAAKVAFLAVNPQEV